The genomic DNA GCTGCTTGCGCGCTTGCGGCAATACTTCGTCGCCAGAAATGCAAAGGCGCACGTTGAATCCGGCCGCCTGCAGGTGATGGCGCACCAGGTTGCCAATGTCCGAATCGTCTTCAAGAACAATGATGTTTTGTTTCAACTGAGTTCCATAGGGTTCCGCGTATGATTTTAACCGTATCCATGTGCGGTATTGGAAATCGCGTGCCGATTGTAAGCTCCATCGTGGGCTGCTACCATCGGACTGTGAACCGTCTTAAAACCTTTCCTGCAAAAATGGCTTTGGGCGTAGCCCTGGCTGCCTCGGGCGCACTGTATGCAACATCCCCAACGGCAGTTGTCCTGCCAGCAGTGCCGCCCACAGTGGATTCAATCACTCCCGGCGAATTGCGCATGCACCTGGAATTTCTCTCATCTCCGGAGTTGGGCGGGCGGTATACGCTTTCGCCGAGCTTCGCCATAGCGGCGCGCTACATTGCGTCACATCTTGAGGCTTATGGTTTCAAGGGCGCGGGCGAGCATGGCGATTTTCTGCAGACTTTTCAGGTGATCTCAAGCAAGCCGGACACGGCAAAGAGCGTACTAGAAATCAGTTTTGAAGGGAAGCCTAAGTCTTATCACTTCGGCGACTTCTATATTCCGGCTGAAGGCGGGAACGGCGACGCGCAAGGAAAGATTGTTTTTGTGGCAACGGGAATCTCGTCGCCATCGCAACACCAGGATGATTATGCCGGCCTGGATGTGAAAGGGAAAATTGTCCTGATCGTGCCCGGCGTGCCTTCCGGCGTCGATATGTCTCGCCTTGACCGGAATGAATACGGCCAGGGAGCAGCGCGCGCTCACGGCGCAGTTGGAATCCTGCAGTTGCCGCCGCAACGCCTGCTGGAGCTGATGAAAGGCAAGGGCTTTCAGGAGAGAGCAGCTTCGCGTGAAAATATACGGCTGGCGCGCGACGCGGATGGCAATCTGCCTCAAGTAACGCTGGGACCGGCAGTGGCAGAAGAGCTCTTGGCGGCTTGCGGGCTCGACCTTAAAACCGTGTATCAGGCAGTCAATCACAAGCAGAAGTTGCAGACAAAGAGCGTGGACCTTACCGCCAAAATGACCGTCGCCACGCAGCAGACAAAGGCCACAACGCAAAACGTTGCGGGAATTCTTGAAGGCACAGATCCTGTGCTAAAGCATGAATACGTAGTGTTCAGCGCGCATTACGACCATCTAAAGACAGGCCCCGGAGGCGAAATTTATCCCGGCGCCGATGATGACGGATCGGGAACCACATCCGTGCTGACCATTGCGCATGCCATGTCACTGGAGCGGCCAAAACGCTCAGTGCTGGTGATGTTCCATGCCGGTGAAGAGCTGGGGCTGCTGGGATCGGAATACAACACGGAATACGCGCCCGTGGTGCCGCTGAAGCAGATGGTGGCTGACCTGAATATCGACATGATTGGACGTTCCAAGGCGCCCGGAGATAATGCAATGGAGGACGATCACCTTACTGACGCGAACACCGTGTATCTGGTGGGATCAAACCGCATCAGCCAGGAGCTCCACCAGCTCAGTGAAGAGACTAACTCGCAATTCCAGAAGATGAAGTTGGATTATTACTACAATGATCCTAACAATCCAGAGCGGATTTATTTCCGGTCAGACCACTGGAATTATGCCAAGCACGGCATTCCCATCATTTTTTATTTCGACGGAACTTCAGTGGATTATCACCGGCCGACGGATACGATCGAGAAAATTGACTTTACCAAGATGACAAAAGTGGCGCGGCTGGTATTTGAAACGGGATGGCGGATCGCCAACCTGGACCACAGGCTGGCGAACTCGCATCAATAGCCCGCTTTGGCGGCTTTGGCTTTTAACTGGGTGGCAGGCTTTTTCTCCTGCATGTAAGTGTCAATCACAACGTCGAGCCGCTCAAAGAATGAAACTGAGGGTTGGATCGTCTCCCCGGGGATTGCGGATTTCGCCGCTGGGGCCAGAGCGCGCAACAGTTCGTTGACACGTTGCAGTCGCGTGTCCTGCTGCTCGTTGTTGATCGTTGCAGAAGGCTGGGCGGAAGCCTGTTCGAGATAAAACCACAAAATCCGGCGAAGCTGGTCTAGCTCCACTTTGAAATCATTAAGAGACTGTACGGCATTTTCATCTTCAAAAAATCTGGCCAGCTTATTTTCGTTTGCTGGCTCATTCAGTTCGCCATGCATTTCTGCCTGGATGGAATGGATTTCGCCGGTGATGCTTTTAATGCGATGCACCAGAGCGTTCTTGATCTGCGGTTGGCGCTGCCATGAATCGGTAGCGGGAAGTCGATGGATGTTGCCAGTTGGTTTCATGGGGTGATTTCTTCCAATAGCAGCAAAAGTCAGATGTACAACATAAAGGCAGATAGATTTTCGCGTAAGCGAAACATACGGAGAGTCACCAAGATTGCCAACAGCAGGAGCAAGAAAATAAGGCTTGAGCGGCTAAATCCTGCGCGCCAGCACCACTGTAATGTCATCCGGTTGCTCGGTTGAGCCAATCCAATCCTGGACTGCGGAGATTACATGTTCAGTGATTCTGTCCAGCGGCTGGTGACGATTGGCGGCAACGGTTTCAATCAGGCGGTCTTCTCCAAATTCGCCGAACTCATTTTCCGGTTCCGTAATGCCGTCACTAAACGCAATAAAAATATCGCCCGGATACAGTTCCACGGTCTCTTCCGCATAGTCGCAGTCGGGAAACAACCCAACGACAGTTCCACCGGTTTCCAGGCGACGCACGGTTCCATCGGCTCCCAGGACGATCGGAGGCAAATGTCCGGCATTGGCATACGTCAACCGATGTTTCTCGTCGTCGTAGAAGCCGAGGAACAGCGTGGCATATTTTTCCGGCTGCGTGCTTTGGAACAAGTGCCGGTTTAAAAGCCAGAGCATCTGCGCTGGGGAAGGCGGCGCCATTCGCGCCTCAAATGCTGCAACCCTGCTGTTGGTGCCATAAGCCGCGGCCATGCCCACGGAAACAAGCTGTTCCTGCTCATACGCCCTCACGGCGGAATGGATGGTGGCCATTAATAGCGCTGCGGATATGCCTTTGCCGCTGATATCGCCCACTGCAACCATCACCTGCTCCGGCCCATAGGAAAGAAAATCGTAATAGTCGCCGCTTACAATACGCGCCGGACGGCAGATGCCATGCAGTTGAAGCGTGCTGGTCCCAACATTTTCTCGCGGAAAGAGCTGTGCCTGTACTTCATGCGCGATTTCCAGCTCGCTTTGCAGCCGCTCTTTTTCCTTTTGCTCAGCGATCAGCTTTTGCAGATTGTCAGTCATCGAATTGAATGAAACCTGCAGCGCAGCCAATTGGTCTTTTGCCCGCACGTCAATGCGATGACTGAAATCGCCGCGGTTGATGAACTGTGTGGCGCGGTAGAGATTCGCCACCGAATAGGTAATTTTTCTGGTCAGGCCAATGCCGATCAACAACGCAACAAGCACCACAACGGCGAACGCAATCGCCAGCCCGATCAGGGCAATTACGATTACCGTGCTCCCAATGCCCATGGACGCCGTGATATAGGAATAGACAGTGGAAAACCTTGTGGTACCTCCCAGGAATCGTGTTCCCAAAGAGCCGTTTTCCCAATCGATTACTTGAATTTGTCCG from Terriglobia bacterium includes the following:
- a CDS encoding SpoIIE family protein phosphatase, yielding MPRTRLALATLYLAGMTALLLLLKWLLKVANARSAADALGGWTTFLGWTVSMLLLWLGLRWLRDHVMWSVRNRLIVTYLFIGGVPVTLAVAIALLSGYLVLGDLAVFSAISEIKVEANRLSAANAAAEEEITRHSSNPEKITARDTSFPGRSIAILPTSSVPGWVKDGFTGLVNEKGHIYLRAVNSHQDPSGNAMVISSVQLDRKFLARIASKVGSLTLYSDEKLLEASGPNTQGAVAASGRISAGSVPAPINTLDPEVDFGGQIQVIDWENGSLGTRFLGGTTRFSTVYSYITASMGIGSTVIVIALIGLAIAFAVVVLVALLIGIGLTRKITYSVANLYRATQFINRGDFSHRIDVRAKDQLAALQVSFNSMTDNLQKLIAEQKEKERLQSELEIAHEVQAQLFPRENVGTSTLQLHGICRPARIVSGDYYDFLSYGPEQVMVAVGDISGKGISAALLMATIHSAVRAYEQEQLVSVGMAAAYGTNSRVAAFEARMAPPSPAQMLWLLNRHLFQSTQPEKYATLFLGFYDDEKHRLTYANAGHLPPIVLGADGTVRRLETGGTVVGLFPDCDYAEETVELYPGDIFIAFSDGITEPENEFGEFGEDRLIETVAANRHQPLDRITEHVISAVQDWIGSTEQPDDITVVLARRI
- a CDS encoding M28 family peptidase, whose amino-acid sequence is MPIVSSIVGCYHRTVNRLKTFPAKMALGVALAASGALYATSPTAVVLPAVPPTVDSITPGELRMHLEFLSSPELGGRYTLSPSFAIAARYIASHLEAYGFKGAGEHGDFLQTFQVISSKPDTAKSVLEISFEGKPKSYHFGDFYIPAEGGNGDAQGKIVFVATGISSPSQHQDDYAGLDVKGKIVLIVPGVPSGVDMSRLDRNEYGQGAARAHGAVGILQLPPQRLLELMKGKGFQERAASRENIRLARDADGNLPQVTLGPAVAEELLAACGLDLKTVYQAVNHKQKLQTKSVDLTAKMTVATQQTKATTQNVAGILEGTDPVLKHEYVVFSAHYDHLKTGPGGEIYPGADDDGSGTTSVLTIAHAMSLERPKRSVLVMFHAGEELGLLGSEYNTEYAPVVPLKQMVADLNIDMIGRSKAPGDNAMEDDHLTDANTVYLVGSNRISQELHQLSEETNSQFQKMKLDYYYNDPNNPERIYFRSDHWNYAKHGIPIIFYFDGTSVDYHRPTDTIEKIDFTKMTKVARLVFETGWRIANLDHRLANSHQ